A single region of the Thunnus maccoyii chromosome 10, fThuMac1.1, whole genome shotgun sequence genome encodes:
- the LOC121904903 gene encoding arginine-glutamic acid dipeptide repeats protein-like has translation MTQIVKLVPSAHAPAPPPAVPPPSTPQDNASTFAAVPTSSTAAPSPETSSTSPVTPKTCPTCKRDNGNYLVDSGLIPPSLATILVTPTFDTTGRGGRWVPLQARDVTSDKYNAILQKLNAAEKKKQEMNKKRKEEQEIKREKRAKIEKKREEKEREILLLKTVSDHCAVCRNITPPGSEAEVDDWVQCELCELWFQLVCVDLSDAPDGEHTCVCATSMA, from the exons ATGACACAG ATTGTGAAACTAGTGCCAAGTGCACATGCTCCAGCGCCTCCACCTGCTGTGCCTCCTCCCTCCACTCCCCAGGACAATGCATCCACATTTGCTGCAGTGCCCAcctcctccactgcagctcCATCCCCAGAAACCTCATCAACTTCTCCTGTGACACCAAAAACTTGCCCTACATGTAAAAGGGACAACGGAAATTATCTAGTTGACAGTGGTCTCATCCCTCCTTCCCTTGCCACGATCCTCGTCACACCCACCTTTGACACCACAGGAAGGGGCGGACGATGGGTGCCCCTGCAAGCAAGGGATGTCACCAGTGACAAATATAATGCCATCCTGCAAAAATTGAATgctgcagagaagaaaaaacaagagatgaataaaaagaggaaagaagagcaagaaataaagagagaaaaaagggccaagatagagaaaaaaagagaagagaaagagagagaaattctCTTGCTGAAAACAGTGAGCGACCACTGTGCAGTGTGCAGGAACATTACACCACCAGGGTCTGAGGCAGAGGTGGATGACTGGGTACAGTGTGAATTGTGTGAGCTGTGGTTTCAGCTCGTCTGTGTCGACCTCAGTGATGCTCCAGATGGGGAGCATACTTGTGTTTGTGCCACAAGTATGGCCTGA